Within Xanthomonas oryzae pv. oryzae, the genomic segment TCTGGCTGGATGCCACCCAGGTGGAGATCCCGGGCAAGGACCGTTACACCAGCTGGATGCGGGGCGAGGATTTTTTCGATGTTGCGCACTACCCGGTCGTCGAATTCGAGTCGCTTCCGTATACCGACGATGTGATCAAGGGCGGTGGCGACATCACCGGCAACCTGACCATCCGCGGAATCACCCACATCGAGACCCTGCATGTACTTCCGGCCGAATGCACCCGGACGGGCTATGATTGCGACGTGATCAGTCGAGGTACGGTCCTGCGTGGACGTTACGGAATGAATGCGTGGCAGATGGCACTGGGCGACGGGGTGACGTTCATTCTGCGTGGGCGCTTGCAGGAGGCGCGGCACCCGTGAAGTGCCTGTTGAGGGTTCTCGTGCTGGCAACGGTGTTGCTCGGCACCGGATGCGCCAGCCTGTCGCAAACCGAACGCAACCGTGCTGCCGGCGTCGCCGCTGCGGCACGCAGTACCGTGGTGAATTGCACCCAGGCCAATCGTTGCGCGCAACCTTCGCCGCTGCGCGCGCTGGGCGGCGAGGCGATCACCGCCTCCACACCGGCGGCGCCGCGGCACTACGCCACCATCGTCGACCACGGCGAAGAATCGCTGGTGGCTCGGCTCAATCTGATCCGCAGCGCTACCCGCAGCATCGACCTGCAGACCTATATCTTCGACAAGGACGACAGCGCGCGCATGATCATGGACGCGCTGATGGACGCCGCGCAACGCGGCGTCAAGGTGCGCATCCTGATCGATCAGCTGTCGGCGATCGCCGATCTGCAGATTCTCGGTGCGCTGGCCAGCAGCCACGAAAACCTGCAGCTGCGCATCTACAACCCCACCTTCGGCAAGGTCAAACTCAACTACTTCGACTATGCCGGCAGTGTGCTGTGCTGCTTCCGTCGCTTCAATCAGCGCATGCACAACAAGCTGTTGGTGGTGGACGACGTGCTCGGTGTGGTCGGCGGGCGCAATTACCAGGACGACTATTACGAGTGGGACAGCGAGTACAACTTTCGCGACCGCGACGTGATTCTGGCCGGTCCGGAAGTTCGTGCGATGGCCGCTAATTTCGATGCGTTCTGGCGTGCCCGGCGCAGTGTGCCGGCCGAGCGTTTGAACGATGTCGGGCGCGTGCTGCTGGAGCAGGGCGTACCGCAGATGCCGC encodes:
- a CDS encoding YceI family protein; translation: MSSSLRWFAWLALWVTLPCLAQQKVHFIDPAQSRFGFEIKTRFGMKIEGFFPRFRGEVVELPDKRKQVRFWLDATQVEIPGKDRYTSWMRGEDFFDVAHYPVVEFESLPYTDDVIKGGGDITGNLTIRGITHIETLHVLPAECTRTGYDCDVISRGTVLRGRYGMNAWQMALGDGVTFILRGRLQEARHP